In the genome of Chloroflexota bacterium, one region contains:
- a CDS encoding thiolase family protein — MTVKGKTAICGLGITEMGKVYGRTATQFAIESIDMALKDAGLPKDELDGLLVYMGNSTGGSNDYSSVFIQNQMGLRNLRLFSYMDGMGSTASSMVQYAALAVANGMANYVACVFADAPLRDPKVSAGASFGGGRRPMPPGMLGLKLHNGFFGANTWYALAMQRHAHLYGTTSRQLGAIAVSQRQWAVKNPLAQMRSPITIADHQASRFIVEPLHLLDCCLVSNGGVAVIVTTADRARALRQPPAYIWGMGQAHRGDNTRAMPGDFIESPGARSKETAFRMAGITVEDVDVAQIYDCYTITVLITLEDYGFCGKGEGGPFVADGSLGPGGRLPTNTGGGELSGYYMRGHTPLSEGVIQARGQGGDRQVKDHNVVLITGNGGWMQHHSTLVLSPHAN; from the coding sequence ATGACCGTCAAAGGCAAAACCGCTATCTGCGGCCTTGGCATCACGGAGATGGGCAAGGTCTACGGCAGGACTGCTACCCAGTTCGCCATTGAGTCCATAGACATGGCCCTCAAGGACGCCGGTCTCCCAAAGGACGAGCTCGATGGCCTCCTCGTCTATATGGGCAACTCCACCGGCGGCTCCAACGACTACTCTAGCGTCTTCATCCAGAATCAGATGGGCCTGCGTAACCTGCGCCTCTTCTCCTACATGGATGGCATGGGCTCCACCGCCTCCAGCATGGTTCAGTACGCCGCCCTCGCCGTCGCCAACGGCATGGCCAACTACGTCGCCTGCGTCTTCGCCGATGCCCCCCTGCGCGACCCCAAGGTCTCGGCTGGCGCCTCCTTCGGCGGCGGCAGGCGTCCCATGCCTCCCGGTATGCTCGGCCTCAAGCTCCACAACGGCTTCTTCGGCGCCAACACCTGGTACGCCCTCGCCATGCAACGCCACGCCCACCTCTACGGCACCACCAGCCGACAGCTCGGCGCTATCGCCGTCTCCCAGCGTCAGTGGGCTGTGAAGAACCCCCTCGCCCAGATGCGATCGCCCATCACCATCGCTGATCACCAGGCCTCCCGATTCATCGTCGAGCCCCTCCACCTTCTCGATTGCTGCCTCGTCTCCAACGGCGGCGTCGCCGTTATCGTCACCACCGCCGATCGCGCCCGCGCCCTGCGCCAGCCGCCGGCCTACATCTGGGGCATGGGCCAGGCTCACCGTGGCGATAACACCCGCGCCATGCCCGGCGATTTCATCGAATCCCCAGGCGCCCGCTCCAAGGAGACCGCCTTCCGCATGGCAGGCATCACCGTGGAAGATGTGGATGTCGCCCAGATCTACGATTGCTACACCATCACTGTCCTCATCACCCTGGAAGACTACGGCTTCTGCGGCAAAGGCGAGGGCGGCCCCTTCGTTGCCGATGGAAGCCTGGGCCCGGGGGGCCGGTTGCCCACCAACACCGGCGGCGGTGAGCTCTCCGGCTACTACATGCGCGGCCACACCCCCCTCTCGGAAGGCGTCATCCAGGCCAGAGGCCAGGGCGGCGATCGCCAGGTCAAGGACCACAACGTCGTCCTCATCACCGGCAACGGCGGCTGGATGCAGCACCATTCCACCCTTGTCCTCAGCCCCCACGCCAACTAA
- a CDS encoding type II toxin-antitoxin system VapC family toxin encodes MRGLEAASKVARAPGSVKNERGAKCGQCHAAYLLEETELLEPRLLYYELSNAAQKKVLRKLGGLGEVLDGLRLIRQLNIRWIAPDRTESLASLALKLNISAYDASYIQVALAMDAELVTFDERLAAVYRALKRSG; translated from the coding sequence ATACGCGGGCTGGAAGCCGCGTCGAAAGTAGCACGCGCCCCGGGGAGTGTCAAGAATGAGCGGGGCGCGAAGTGCGGACAGTGTCACGCGGCATATCTGCTGGAAGAGACAGAGCTGCTGGAGCCCCGGCTCCTCTACTACGAACTTAGCAACGCCGCACAGAAAAAGGTCCTCAGAAAGCTTGGAGGCCTAGGGGAAGTCCTTGACGGCTTACGGCTCATCCGACAACTCAATATCAGGTGGATAGCACCTGACCGCACGGAATCACTTGCTTCACTTGCTCTCAAGCTCAACATCAGCGCGTATGACGCAAGTTACATCCAGGTGGCGCTGGCAATGGATGCAGAGCTGGTCACTTTTGATGAGCGGCTTGCCGCCGTCTACCGTGCTCTGAAGCGCTCCGGCTAA